Genomic segment of Pacificitalea manganoxidans:
CCGCGACTGCCGCAAGGTGCCTGCCATAGGGGATATGACATGGATGAGCCCGAGATCACCGAAGAGCTGATCGCAGCCCATGGGCTCAAGCCCGACGAATATGCGCGGATCCTCGAGATCATCGGACGGGAGCCGAGCTTTACCGAGCTTGGGATCTTCTCCGCGATGTGGAACGAGCATTGTTCCTACAAATCCTCCAAGAAATGGCTCCGCACCCTGCCGACCGAAGGCCCGCAGGTCGTCTGCGGCCCCGGTGAAAACGCGGGCGTCGTGGATATCGGCGACAATCAGGTCGTCGTGTTCAAGATGGAGAGCCACAACCACCCGTCTTATATCGAACCCTATCAGGGCGCGGCGACCGGTGTCGGGGGTATCCTGCGCGATGTGTTCACGATGGGCGCGCGGCCTATCGCGGCGATGAACGCGCTGTCCTTCGGCGAGAAGGATCACCCCAAGACCCGGCAGCTGGTGCATGGCGTGGTCGAGGGCATCGGCGGCTATGGCAATTGCTTCGGCGTGCCCACCGTCGGCGGCGAAGTGCGCTTCCACCCGGCCTATAACGGCAATTGCCTTGTGAATGCGTTTGCGGCAGGTCTGGCGGATGCGGATGGCATTTTCTACTCCGCCGCGTCTGGTGTGGGCATGCCTGTCGTTTACCTTGGGGCCAAAACGGGCCGCGACGGGGTCGGCGGCGCAACGATGGCTTCGGCGGAGTTCGACGACACGATCGAGGAAAAACGGCCCACCGTGCAGGTTGGCGATCCCTTCACCGAAAAGCGCCTGATGGAAGCGACGCTGGAGCTGATGCAGACCGGCGCCGTCATCTCGATTCAGGATATGGGCGCGGCTGGTCTGACATGCTCCGCTGTCGAGATGGGCGATAAGGGTGGCTTGGGCGTGCGGCTCAACCTTGACGCCGTGCCGGTGCGCGAAACCGGCATGACCGCTTATGAGATGATGCTGTCGGAAAGCCAGGAGCGGATGCTCATGGTTCTGCGCCCCGAAAAGGAGGCCGAGGCCAAGGCGGTATTCGAGAAATGGGATCTCGATTTCGCCATCGTGGGCGAGACCATCGCCGAGGATCGGTTCCTTGTGATGCACCACAACACCGTCATGGCGGATCTGCCTCTGGCGACGCTGGCGGGCTCCGCGCCGGAATATGACCGTCCTTGGGTTGAAACGCCGGCTGCCGCGCCGCTAAGCGATGTGGCTGAGGTCGACGCGATCGAGGCGCTGCGCGCGCTCATCACCTCGCCCAACCACGCGCAAAAGGCGTGGGTCTGGGAACAGTATGACCACATGGTGATGGCGGATACCGTGCGGGCTCCGGGCATGGGGGCTGGCGTGATCCGGGTGCATGGCACCGAGAAGGCGCTCGCGTTCACCTCAGACGTGACGCCCCGCTATGTCCGCGCCAACCCCCAGCAGGGCGGGCGGCAGGCCGTGGCGGAAGCCTATCGCAACCTGTGCGCCGTGGGCGCGCGTCCGCTCGCCACGACCGACAACCTCAATTTCGGCAATCCCGAAAAGCCGGAGATCATGGGCCAGTTCGTTGGCGCGATCAAAGGCATCGGCGAAGCCTGCGCCGCGCTCGATACGCCCATCGTGTCGGGCAACGTATCGCTTTACAACGAAACCGACGGCACGGGTATCCTGCCCACGCCGACGATTGGCGCGGTTGGGTTGCTCGACACGCTTGACGATTTGATTGGTGGCCCGGCGCAGGATGGCGATGTTTTGTTGCTTCTGGGGGCCGAGGGCGCGCATCTGGGACAATCCGCGCTGCTTTATGAGCTGCTGGGGCGTGAGGATGGCGACGCACCGCATGTCGATCTGGAAATCGAGCGTGTCCACGGCGAATTTGTCCGCAACAACGCCCGCGCCATTCGTGCCTGCACCGACCTGTCGGACGGTGGGCTGGCGCTTGCCACGTTCGAAATGGCCGCTGCGGCGGAGTGCGGTGTGACGCTGGATGTGTCCGGCACCGCCGCGCTTTATGGTGAGGATCAGGGACGCTATCTGATCGCAGCCGATCCGACGCAGGCCGAAGCATTGCTATCTGCCGCAGCCGCCAATGATCTGCCCTTGATCCAAGTTGGCCGCTTTGGCGGGGCGACCGTATCCTTGGGCGGGGTCGAGGCACCGCTGGCCGATCTGGTGCGCGACTGGACATCTGCCTTCGCCGGGCATTTTGCCTGAAGCCTGACTGCTGGGCCTACGGATAGGCCCGGCAGTCACGACTTTATCTGACCCGCGCCGCACTTAGCGGCCAAACCGCGCCATGGCCCCGGCTGAGGCGCGGTTTTGCGAATTGTCATTTCACATTCAATTCAACCGGATTTTCGGCAAAATTGCGCCGATCCATCCGATACCGGGAACGTTTCACGCCCCCTCGCGTTTGTAAACTGCCGACGATGAAACTCAACCAGTGAGTGTCTCGCCGCGCAGTCCAATTCAATGTGTCGGGGTGATGGATGCTGTCCAGTGCTGTCTTTTGTCTTGTCTTCATCGCAGCTGCTATCGCACCCGCACCCGTGGCCATCCTGTGTGGCGGAGTGCTGTTTTTGCAGTTGGGCAAGCTGATCGCAGGCTTCGGGATACGTCCTGTCGCCGCTGTGGCATCCGCGACCGAAGCGAGCACGCGCCCGGTTTTTTCGGTGCATGTCGCCACCCATAACGAACCCCCCGACATGGTCATAGATACGCTCAATGCGTTGGCCCGGCAGGATTATCCGCGCGATCTGTTTGAGGTTATCGTGATGGATAACAACACCGGCGATCCTGCGTTGTGGATGCCAGTGCAGGCGGCCTGTGCCAGCTTGGGGCCGCGCTTTCGTTTCCTGCATCAGATGGGCGTCACGGGGGCAAAGGCGGGCGCGTTGAACATCGCGCTGACCGCGGCGCGCGCCGACGCGAGCCATATCGTCACCGTCGATGCGGATTACCGCGTCGTGCCGAGCTTCCTGTCCGAAGCCGCCGAAGCGCTGCGGGAGAGTGGGGCGGATTATGTCCAGTTTCCACAGGCTTACGCCCGATCAGACAGCCGCCCCGCTGGCGTGGATATGGAACTGGAGGACTATTTCCGCACGGATGCTGAGATGGCCGACGGGGCCGAGGCCGTCCTGCTGACCGGCACCCTTTCCGTCATCAGCCGCGCCGCACTGACATCGGTGGGCGGCTGGTCCGGCCAAACGACGACGGAGGACGCGGAACTGGGCGTGCGGCTGTGTGCCGCCGGGTTCCGCGGGCGCTATATCGGCAGCGTCACCGGCAACGGTTATCTGCCCTTTACCCTGCGCGATCTGGATGCCCAACGCTATCGCTGGGCCAGCGGAAACCTGCGGACGCTGTTTCACCATCTGCCGGTGCTGGCGCGTCCCGCAGGACGGCTGAGCCTGCGACAGGTGCGGGCAGTTGTGGCGCAGTTGGGCGCGTGGCTGAACTTCTCGCTCGTTCCCGTCGCGGCACTGTCAGGCGCCC
This window contains:
- the purL gene encoding phosphoribosylformylglycinamidine synthase subunit PurL: MDEPEITEELIAAHGLKPDEYARILEIIGREPSFTELGIFSAMWNEHCSYKSSKKWLRTLPTEGPQVVCGPGENAGVVDIGDNQVVVFKMESHNHPSYIEPYQGAATGVGGILRDVFTMGARPIAAMNALSFGEKDHPKTRQLVHGVVEGIGGYGNCFGVPTVGGEVRFHPAYNGNCLVNAFAAGLADADGIFYSAASGVGMPVVYLGAKTGRDGVGGATMASAEFDDTIEEKRPTVQVGDPFTEKRLMEATLELMQTGAVISIQDMGAAGLTCSAVEMGDKGGLGVRLNLDAVPVRETGMTAYEMMLSESQERMLMVLRPEKEAEAKAVFEKWDLDFAIVGETIAEDRFLVMHHNTVMADLPLATLAGSAPEYDRPWVETPAAAPLSDVAEVDAIEALRALITSPNHAQKAWVWEQYDHMVMADTVRAPGMGAGVIRVHGTEKALAFTSDVTPRYVRANPQQGGRQAVAEAYRNLCAVGARPLATTDNLNFGNPEKPEIMGQFVGAIKGIGEACAALDTPIVSGNVSLYNETDGTGILPTPTIGAVGLLDTLDDLIGGPAQDGDVLLLLGAEGAHLGQSALLYELLGREDGDAPHVDLEIERVHGEFVRNNARAIRACTDLSDGGLALATFEMAAAAECGVTLDVSGTAALYGEDQGRYLIAADPTQAEALLSAAAANDLPLIQVGRFGGATVSLGGVEAPLADLVRDWTSAFAGHFA
- a CDS encoding glycosyltransferase family 2 protein; the encoded protein is MLSSAVFCLVFIAAAIAPAPVAILCGGVLFLQLGKLIAGFGIRPVAAVASATEASTRPVFSVHVATHNEPPDMVIDTLNALARQDYPRDLFEVIVMDNNTGDPALWMPVQAACASLGPRFRFLHQMGVTGAKAGALNIALTAARADASHIVTVDADYRVVPSFLSEAAEALRESGADYVQFPQAYARSDSRPAGVDMELEDYFRTDAEMADGAEAVLLTGTLSVISRAALTSVGGWSGQTTTEDAELGVRLCAAGFRGRYIGSVTGNGYLPFTLRDLDAQRYRWASGNLRTLFHHLPVLARPAGRLSLRQVRAVVAQLGAWLNFSLVPVAALSGALILTRNPDSMLLRIAALCVLLSLTEIALRLLRRGLHDRRPFGVVVQAFAARLALAPVAARATVDACLPMELRFTVTAKRPETAITLRDVPLDRLILLTLVILAAPAAAAAEPLVWLAWGAMALPVPAAVMIQKQLLRYRTGIATQGVMA